One genomic segment of Bradyrhizobium prioriisuperbiae includes these proteins:
- a CDS encoding tyrosine-type recombinase/integrase — MTRKNDGACAKPKQIRTDVDCRAARPKFDKGAWSPAKISDVTGGGLYLFVTADASRPGNAASKLWRMAYRFHSRQKTYSIGPYGNGKDGTFSLADARRERDKAKDLLKEGKDPSTEKQLDKHRQSAARPFGQWADEWLAKKKVEKVKRGRIVAVRDPKTIEVLELRVGYVKDRFGKLCRQDIKRPDVLAFMRSYEAEGKLETRDRVRSIGEQICDYADVEGDGYNPFRNLNGQMIANISTPRPGVTELRDVTRVFKLISVPWARARFSDVVGLALRFDALTIPRPGMVNEMEWSEVDWDAERWTIPATKMKTGWDHVVPLSRQALAILRSVQALTGHRRYAFSCSKDAPLSNNTLNKRLRLLGIDTKTDHCAHGFRTTFSTLSHHEEIKETKAWDGDVVELQLAHLDNSTVEGLYKKHGPLALIGSRTKLMQHWADRIDGWLDPKKVMPIKRGTQP; from the coding sequence ATGACCCGCAAGAACGACGGCGCGTGCGCCAAGCCCAAGCAGATCAGGACCGACGTCGACTGCCGCGCCGCCCGACCGAAATTCGACAAGGGCGCGTGGAGCCCCGCCAAGATTTCCGACGTGACAGGCGGCGGTCTGTATCTCTTCGTCACGGCGGACGCGAGCCGGCCCGGCAACGCTGCCTCCAAGCTCTGGCGGATGGCCTATCGCTTTCACAGCCGTCAGAAAACCTACTCCATCGGTCCTTACGGCAACGGCAAGGATGGCACGTTCTCGCTCGCCGACGCGCGGCGCGAGCGCGACAAGGCCAAAGACCTCCTCAAGGAAGGCAAAGACCCGAGCACCGAAAAGCAACTCGACAAGCACAGGCAGTCGGCTGCCCGACCTTTCGGGCAATGGGCCGACGAGTGGCTCGCGAAGAAGAAGGTCGAGAAAGTCAAACGCGGCAGGATCGTCGCGGTGCGCGACCCCAAGACCATCGAGGTGCTCGAGCTGCGGGTCGGCTACGTCAAGGATCGCTTCGGCAAGCTGTGCAGGCAAGACATCAAGCGTCCGGACGTGCTTGCTTTCATGCGTTCATATGAAGCCGAAGGAAAGCTGGAAACGCGCGACCGCGTGCGCAGCATCGGTGAGCAAATCTGCGACTATGCCGATGTCGAAGGCGACGGTTATAATCCGTTCCGCAACCTGAATGGTCAGATGATTGCCAACATTTCAACGCCGCGTCCTGGCGTCACCGAACTTCGCGACGTGACACGCGTCTTCAAGCTCATCAGCGTACCGTGGGCTAGAGCGAGGTTTAGTGACGTCGTTGGTCTTGCCTTGCGCTTCGATGCGCTGACAATTCCCCGCCCCGGCATGGTTAATGAAATGGAGTGGAGCGAGGTCGATTGGGATGCCGAACGCTGGACCATCCCAGCAACAAAAATGAAGACTGGTTGGGACCATGTCGTGCCTTTGTCGCGGCAGGCACTTGCAATCTTGCGCAGCGTTCAGGCGCTGACCGGCCATCGCCGGTACGCGTTTTCTTGCTCGAAGGACGCGCCGCTATCAAACAATACGCTCAACAAGCGCTTGCGTTTGCTTGGCATTGACACCAAGACCGATCATTGCGCCCACGGATTCCGGACCACCTTCTCGACCCTGTCTCACCACGAAGAGATCAAGGAAACCAAGGCGTGGGATGGCGATGTCGTCGAGCTGCAGCTCGCGCATCTCGATAACTCCACTGTGGAAGGGCTCTACAAGAAGCACGGACCGCTCGCGCTGATCGGCTCGCGCACGAAGCTGATGCAGCATTGGGCTGACCGGATCGATGGCTGGCTCGATCCCAAGAAGGTGATGCCGATAAAGCGCGGCACGCAGCCCTGA
- a CDS encoding LrgB family protein translates to MSTNPFSLWVYLSQTPLLWLTVALAVPLYENRRIVFRALVPMLVALVAGSITAIASVVLLAHAFGLPREIVLALAPKSVTAGVAMGISETLGADPALTAVAVILTGIMGAIVVTPMMNRMGITDFRARGFAAGLASHGIGTARAFQVNEVAGVFAGIAMSLNALVTSLLVPLAVTLLVR, encoded by the coding sequence ATGAGCACGAATCCATTTTCGCTCTGGGTGTACCTGTCGCAGACGCCGCTGCTATGGCTGACGGTGGCGCTGGCGGTGCCGCTCTATGAGAACCGCCGGATCGTGTTTCGCGCGCTGGTGCCGATGCTGGTTGCGCTGGTGGCCGGCAGCATCACCGCCATCGCCTCCGTCGTGCTGCTGGCACACGCCTTCGGGTTGCCGCGCGAGATCGTGCTGGCCTTGGCGCCGAAGTCCGTCACCGCCGGCGTCGCCATGGGTATCAGCGAAACCCTCGGCGCCGATCCGGCGCTCACCGCGGTCGCCGTGATTCTCACCGGCATCATGGGCGCCATCGTGGTGACGCCGATGATGAACCGGATGGGCATCACGGATTTCCGCGCCCGCGGTTTTGCCGCCGGCCTCGCGTCCCACGGCATCGGCACCGCGCGGGCCTTCCAGGTGAATGAAGTCGCCGGCGTGTTCGCCGGCATCGCCATGAGCCTCAACGCATTGGTGACGTCGCTCCTGGTCCCGCTTGCGGTGACATTGCTGGTGCGCTGA
- a CDS encoding LysR family transcriptional regulator has translation MAIDWDDVRYFLAVARHGSVRAAADRLEVNHATVLRRIAQLEERLGVRMFEKLPSGYRLTAAGEEVLEFADQMEASSHLLETRVFGRDQSVRGLLRVTLAPPLATHLLMPDFANFARLHPDIEMDIMSSGELANLTNRQADVAIRVVYDRKTLPLNLHGLKGPELFGGVYISRDRLAAWRAGTPDPIRWIVISVHGIPDWASEGEVRTIGVPFRTSDAETQLVAVRQGLGITTMPCFVGDADPQLVRVPGTDLHMYGTVWLLTKGESRKTKRVRLFTEFVSRRLAAYAPLLAGLSISRD, from the coding sequence ATGGCGATCGATTGGGACGATGTTCGGTATTTTCTAGCGGTGGCGCGGCACGGGTCTGTCCGCGCGGCCGCCGACCGCCTCGAGGTGAACCACGCCACGGTGCTGAGGCGCATCGCGCAGCTGGAGGAGCGCCTCGGGGTGCGCATGTTCGAAAAGCTGCCTTCGGGCTACCGCTTGACGGCTGCGGGCGAGGAGGTCCTTGAGTTCGCGGACCAGATGGAGGCGTCATCGCACCTGCTGGAGACGCGCGTCTTCGGGCGCGACCAGAGCGTGCGCGGGCTTCTGCGGGTGACGCTGGCACCGCCCCTTGCGACACATCTACTGATGCCGGACTTCGCCAATTTCGCGCGTCTGCATCCGGACATCGAGATGGACATCATGTCGTCCGGCGAGCTGGCAAATTTGACCAACCGACAGGCCGACGTCGCGATCCGCGTCGTCTACGACCGCAAGACCCTGCCGCTCAATCTTCATGGCCTGAAGGGACCGGAGCTGTTCGGAGGCGTCTACATATCTCGCGATCGACTAGCCGCGTGGCGTGCGGGCACGCCGGATCCCATCCGGTGGATCGTCATAAGCGTTCATGGAATTCCGGATTGGGCCAGCGAGGGTGAGGTTCGCACCATCGGGGTTCCATTCAGGACTTCGGACGCTGAGACGCAGCTCGTTGCGGTACGGCAAGGCCTCGGGATTACGACGATGCCGTGCTTCGTCGGAGATGCCGACCCTCAACTGGTAAGGGTGCCGGGCACCGACCTGCACATGTACGGAACCGTCTGGCTTCTCACAAAGGGGGAGTCTCGCAAGACGAAGCGCGTGCGGCTCTTCACGGAGTTCGTGTCCCGCAGGCTCGCCGCCTATGCTCCGCTTCTCGCTGGGCTGTCCATATCGCGCGACTGA
- a CDS encoding PsiF family protein, whose protein sequence is MTLASRAAAVAFASLFLMGTAFAQAPAAAPAAPAAKAAPAATPAAPAAKATEAKAKPERTAASLECSKEADAKGLKGKERKKFRSQCKRDAGKAAK, encoded by the coding sequence ATGACACTTGCGTCCCGTGCCGCTGCCGTCGCGTTCGCGTCCCTCTTCCTGATGGGCACGGCCTTCGCCCAGGCCCCTGCCGCCGCCCCGGCGGCGCCCGCCGCCAAAGCCGCACCGGCCGCGACCCCCGCCGCCCCGGCTGCGAAAGCCACCGAGGCGAAAGCCAAGCCCGAGCGAACCGCCGCCTCGCTGGAATGTTCGAAGGAGGCCGACGCCAAGGGGCTTAAGGGCAAGGAGCGCAAGAAATTCCGCTCCCAGTGCAAGCGCGACGCCGGCAAGGCTGCGAAATAA
- a CDS encoding CidA/LrgA family protein, whose product MIASLSLILICQLVGEICVRAAGVPVPGPVLGFVLLLLLLLARDRLPVLARGPLTGGAVEGTSKGLLAHLSLLFVPAGVGVVQKLDLITTHGIAIITVLAISVVLTMLVTVGTFLVVGRWLASLREEP is encoded by the coding sequence GTGATCGCAAGTCTCAGTCTGATCCTGATCTGCCAGCTCGTGGGTGAAATCTGCGTGCGCGCGGCCGGCGTGCCGGTGCCCGGCCCGGTGCTCGGCTTTGTGTTGCTGCTGCTCCTGCTGCTGGCGCGCGATCGCCTTCCCGTGCTGGCCCGCGGTCCGCTCACCGGCGGCGCAGTGGAAGGCACCTCAAAAGGCCTGCTGGCGCATCTGTCGTTGCTGTTCGTGCCGGCCGGTGTCGGCGTGGTGCAGAAACTCGATCTGATCACAACCCACGGCATCGCCATCATTACGGTGCTCGCGATCTCAGTCGTGCTCACCATGCTGGTGACGGTCGGCACCTTTCTGGTCGTCGGGCGCTGGCTGGCGTCGCTGCGGGAAGAACCATGA
- a CDS encoding NADPH-dependent F420 reductase produces MSYAIIGFGNIGQALAKAFARNGIEVSVATTRDPESFASVATAIGPTIIPKKLAEAVKADIVFLAVRFESHRVVAKALPSWQGKTIVDVTNAYGVSPEELGGQPSSKAVAQAFTDGRLVKGFNHLAAAILGQDPAVHGGRRVMFLASDDNAAETEIAALAQKLGFSPIKLGGLSEGGRLVQARGNSWAHLIFQDLVKFD; encoded by the coding sequence ATGAGCTACGCAATCATCGGCTTCGGCAACATCGGCCAGGCGCTCGCCAAAGCGTTCGCCCGCAACGGCATCGAAGTATCCGTTGCGACCACTCGCGACCCGGAAAGCTTCGCATCCGTTGCGACCGCGATCGGACCCACCATCATCCCGAAGAAACTGGCGGAGGCGGTCAAGGCGGACATAGTCTTTTTGGCTGTCCGTTTCGAGTCGCACCGGGTTGTCGCGAAGGCGCTGCCCTCCTGGCAGGGAAAAACCATCGTCGACGTGACCAATGCCTACGGCGTGTCCCCTGAGGAACTGGGGGGGCAACCTTCTTCCAAAGCCGTCGCGCAGGCCTTTACTGATGGGAGACTGGTGAAGGGCTTCAACCATTTGGCCGCCGCCATCCTCGGCCAGGATCCGGCCGTGCACGGCGGCAGGAGAGTCATGTTTCTGGCGAGCGACGATAACGCCGCCGAGACGGAGATTGCGGCGCTCGCTCAAAAACTCGGTTTCTCGCCGATCAAACTCGGCGGGCTTTCGGAAGGCGGACGGCTTGTCCAGGCGCGCGGGAATAGTTGGGCTCATCTGATCTTCCAGGACCTGGTCAAGTTCGACTGA
- a CDS encoding acyl-CoA thioesterase: MSSGGFLTHKGTVYPWQCDHVGHMNIMWYVGKFDEANWNVFARIGLTPSYLRDSHRGMAGVQQNISYKRELLAGDIIDVESRLLEIRDKVVRFSHEMRNAETGEIAASCEITAVHMDRRIRKSCAFEDRIRARAADLVATQPV, encoded by the coding sequence ATGAGCAGCGGCGGATTCCTGACCCACAAGGGCACGGTCTATCCCTGGCAGTGCGATCATGTCGGGCACATGAACATCATGTGGTATGTCGGCAAGTTCGATGAGGCGAACTGGAACGTATTCGCCCGGATCGGGCTGACGCCGAGCTACCTGCGCGACAGCCATCGCGGCATGGCCGGGGTGCAGCAGAACATCAGCTACAAACGCGAACTGCTGGCGGGCGACATCATCGATGTGGAAAGCCGTTTGCTGGAGATCCGCGACAAGGTGGTGCGTTTCAGTCACGAGATGCGCAATGCCGAGACCGGCGAGATCGCCGCAAGCTGCGAAATCACCGCGGTGCACATGGATCGCCGCATCAGAAAGTCCTGCGCTTTCGAGGATCGCATTCGCGCGAGAGCCGCCGATCTCGTGGCGACGCAGCCGGTCTAA
- a CDS encoding disulfide bond formation protein B, giving the protein MSMDASVKPAVSGLESRSAVLAATAIAVIGLATIAGAWFFQLVLDIRPCPLCLEQRYAYYLAIPLAVLVAFVAKQGAARPLLIGGFVILALALLANAGLGGYHAGVEWGFWPGPTECTGSAVDLGSAGSLLEQLDKVKVIRCDEVQWRFLGISLAGYNVLISLLMAAFALWGLRASLRRA; this is encoded by the coding sequence GTGAGTATGGACGCGAGTGTGAAGCCTGCCGTCTCGGGCCTTGAATCAAGGTCCGCCGTTTTGGCCGCGACAGCCATCGCCGTCATTGGCCTCGCGACCATTGCCGGCGCCTGGTTCTTCCAGCTGGTGCTCGATATCCGTCCCTGTCCGCTCTGCCTCGAGCAGCGCTACGCCTATTATCTGGCGATCCCGCTGGCGGTGCTGGTGGCGTTTGTGGCGAAGCAGGGGGCGGCACGACCGTTATTGATCGGTGGCTTTGTGATCCTGGCGCTGGCGCTGCTCGCCAATGCGGGTCTCGGCGGTTATCACGCCGGTGTCGAGTGGGGCTTCTGGCCTGGCCCGACCGAATGCACGGGGTCCGCGGTCGATCTCGGCAGCGCCGGCAGCCTGCTCGAACAGCTGGACAAGGTGAAGGTGATCCGCTGCGACGAGGTGCAGTGGCGTTTTCTCGGCATCTCGCTGGCCGGATACAATGTGCTGATCTCGCTGCTGATGGCCGCCTTTGCGCTGTGGGGCCTGCGCGCATCGCTGCGGCGCGCTTAG
- a CDS encoding AbrB family transcriptional regulator, which yields MLTRSAALQLLETIAFGAVGGVLFWWAQLPGGLISGAMIAVASAAIAGRPLALPPIFSHIILMTLGVSLGSMVSPQMLKNVSEYPLTIAVLALATFGATFGSSFYLQRVHGWDRASAFLAGSPGALSQIIMLATEKKADVPGIAVVQTLRVIILTAALPLVLSLIGMMPHTGLALRGAPATPLSLAILAAASLGVALVLRWLKFPASWMFGAMLASSVLHGSGWVEGGLPLWAYMVALTGIGTLIGTRFARISGRTLLRHVAAALGSFAVAIVISAAFVAVLVLATNARLSDLIVAFAPGAMDAMLALALTLHIDPVFVGAHHLARFVFVSIATPGIVHLFGRDDDDLDD from the coding sequence TTGCTCACGCGATCCGCCGCGCTGCAGCTGCTCGAGACCATCGCGTTCGGAGCGGTCGGCGGGGTGCTGTTCTGGTGGGCGCAGCTGCCCGGCGGGCTGATCTCGGGCGCAATGATCGCGGTGGCGTCGGCCGCGATCGCGGGCCGGCCGCTGGCACTGCCGCCGATCTTCTCCCACATCATCCTGATGACACTCGGCGTCTCGCTGGGATCGATGGTGTCGCCGCAGATGCTCAAGAACGTCAGCGAGTATCCCCTCACCATCGCGGTGCTGGCGCTGGCGACCTTCGGCGCCACCTTCGGCAGCAGCTTCTATCTGCAGCGCGTCCATGGCTGGGACCGCGCCTCGGCGTTTCTCGCCGGCAGTCCCGGCGCGCTGTCACAGATCATCATGCTGGCGACCGAGAAAAAGGCCGACGTGCCCGGCATTGCCGTGGTGCAGACCCTGCGCGTCATCATTTTGACTGCCGCGCTGCCGCTGGTGCTGAGCCTGATCGGCATGATGCCGCACACCGGCCTCGCGCTCCGCGGCGCGCCGGCAACGCCGCTGTCGCTGGCGATCCTGGCCGCGGCATCGCTTGGTGTGGCGCTGGTGCTGCGCTGGCTGAAATTTCCCGCAAGCTGGATGTTCGGCGCGATGCTGGCCTCCAGCGTGCTGCACGGCAGCGGCTGGGTCGAGGGCGGCCTGCCGCTGTGGGCCTACATGGTGGCGCTGACCGGCATCGGCACGCTCATTGGCACCCGCTTCGCCCGCATCTCCGGCCGCACCTTGCTGCGCCATGTCGCCGCCGCGCTGGGATCGTTCGCGGTGGCGATCGTGATTTCAGCCGCTTTCGTTGCCGTGCTGGTGCTCGCGACCAATGCGCGGCTCAGCGACCTGATCGTGGCGTTCGCGCCGGGCGCGATGGACGCCATGCTGGCGCTGGCGCTGACCCTGCATATCGATCCGGTGTTCGTCGGCGCGCATCACCTGGCACGTTTCGTCTTCGTCTCGATCGCAACCCCCGGCATTGTCCATCTGTTCGGCAGGGATGACGACGATCTGGACGACTGA
- a CDS encoding YdeI/OmpD-associated family protein gives MPSAPPSADRLIRPRQPMPAFVRTALTQQGLANLYKARPAYQRNDYLMWINKAKREDTRLKRLDQMLDELRRGGVYMRMTWTGNAKPATKSTIKPAAKPRPARKSPRPAAKSVGGASGQKTAKSRRKAG, from the coding sequence ATGCCCTCCGCGCCCCCCTCCGCCGATCGCCTGATCCGCCCGCGGCAGCCGATGCCGGCCTTCGTCCGCACCGCACTCACGCAGCAGGGCCTGGCCAACCTTTACAAGGCGAGGCCGGCCTACCAGCGCAACGACTATCTGATGTGGATCAACAAGGCCAAACGCGAGGACACCCGCCTGAAACGGCTCGACCAGATGCTCGACGAATTGCGCCGGGGCGGGGTCTACATGCGGATGACATGGACCGGGAATGCCAAGCCAGCGACCAAGTCCACCATTAAGCCCGCTGCCAAGCCCCGCCCTGCTCGCAAATCCCCGCGCCCCGCGGCGAAATCCGTGGGCGGGGCCTCAGGCCAAAAAACTGCCAAATCACGGCGAAAGGCCGGTTGA
- a CDS encoding LssY C-terminal domain-containing protein: MPDCAGIPLNCSVSQSHKPARSRIRHTTSLVALVILFYVFVAYVALPAVWRHFEHEKKLAGLPMVTATAQGIPGDPINLALVGSSRDILCAMHDAGWHPADPVTLRSSIDIFGSVLLHRPYPTAPVSPLFYAGRHEDLAFEKPEGGSADRRHHVRMWRVLSEGDQQRPVWLAAATFDRSVGFSRYTGAITHHISPDIDFERQFVATGLQQAGLLQARYQVSGIGPTLLARNGGGDLYFTDGEVWVLQLVEDCRKRSEPPDLPASPAITQFKDALWKGIADAVRKEAN; the protein is encoded by the coding sequence ATGCCGGATTGTGCCGGCATCCCGCTGAACTGCTCCGTGTCTCAATCTCATAAGCCTGCGCGATCCCGCATCCGGCACACCACGTCGCTGGTGGCCCTGGTCATCCTGTTCTACGTGTTCGTGGCCTATGTCGCGTTGCCGGCGGTGTGGCGGCATTTCGAGCACGAGAAAAAACTCGCCGGCCTGCCGATGGTCACCGCCACGGCCCAGGGCATTCCCGGCGACCCGATCAATCTCGCACTGGTGGGATCGTCCCGCGATATTCTCTGCGCCATGCACGACGCCGGCTGGCATCCCGCCGATCCGGTCACGCTGCGTTCGAGTATCGACATCTTCGGCAGCGTGCTGCTGCATCGTCCCTATCCCACCGCGCCGGTCAGTCCGCTGTTTTATGCGGGGCGGCACGAGGATCTGGCGTTCGAGAAGCCGGAGGGCGGCAGCGCCGACCGGCGCCATCATGTGCGGATGTGGCGGGTGCTGAGTGAGGGCGATCAGCAGCGCCCGGTCTGGCTCGCCGCCGCCACCTTCGATCGCAGCGTCGGCTTCAGCCGTTACACCGGTGCCATCACCCACCACATCTCACCGGACATCGACTTCGAACGCCAGTTCGTCGCGACTGGCCTGCAGCAAGCCGGCCTGCTGCAGGCGCGCTATCAGGTCTCCGGCATCGGCCCGACTTTGCTGGCGCGCAATGGCGGCGGCGATCTGTATTTCACCGACGGCGAGGTCTGGGTGTTGCAACTGGTGGAAGACTGCCGCAAGCGTTCCGAGCCGCCGGACCTGCCGGCGAGCCCGGCGATCACACAGTTCAAGGACGCGCTCTGGAAAGGCATTGCGGATGCGGTGCGCAAGGAAGCAAACTAA
- a CDS encoding TetR/AcrR family transcriptional regulator, with protein sequence MNENGRDVWIKAGLAALAAGGIEAVRVEVLAEGMGVTKGGFYRRFRDRRHLLDDMLATWSAGRIAAIEQQTRRDGDSARDRLTALIRLYAERINTEAMAVELAIRQWARSDAPAATAVAEVDTARLKNVAKLYGAAGLSADDARARAFLFYSFVFGQSLIQFEADSPRRRARLLDACAALLTGTDTLVTTD encoded by the coding sequence ATGAACGAGAACGGGCGCGACGTCTGGATCAAGGCGGGCCTCGCGGCGCTGGCCGCCGGCGGCATCGAGGCGGTGCGGGTCGAGGTGCTGGCCGAGGGCATGGGTGTCACCAAGGGCGGCTTCTACCGGCGCTTCCGCGACCGCCGGCACCTGCTCGACGACATGCTCGCGACCTGGTCGGCGGGGCGGATCGCCGCGATCGAACAGCAGACCCGGCGTGACGGCGACAGCGCGCGCGATCGTCTCACCGCGCTGATCCGGCTCTATGCCGAGCGCATCAACACCGAGGCGATGGCGGTGGAGCTGGCAATCCGGCAATGGGCCCGCAGCGACGCACCGGCGGCAACGGCGGTGGCCGAGGTGGACACCGCGCGGCTGAAGAACGTGGCAAAGCTTTATGGGGCAGCCGGCTTATCGGCTGACGATGCGCGGGCCCGCGCCTTCCTGTTCTATTCGTTCGTGTTCGGGCAAAGCCTGATCCAGTTCGAGGCGGACAGCCCGCGCCGGCGCGCCCGGCTGCTGGACGCCTGCGCCGCGCTGCTGACGGGGACCGATACCCTGGTGACGACAGACTAA